The DNA sequence TGCTTGGTGTTGGGCAAGGAGAAGTTGGAGGTTTCAAGTCCTCATAGGCTGCGTAAGGCGAAAGAAACTCGCGTCTGTTCGAGAAAGATTTTGTCTGAGAAATGCTGTCTATTTCTTGTGTGCTGCTTGGAGTTTCTGAAGGACTAGGTTCTTGAACTGAATCaatgatctttagatcttttttgaCACCAGGCTTGGATGGAGATGGAGATGATGGTGGCTTTAAGTCTTCATAACTGAGAACAATCCACATTGAGAATTTCATCTTTAATCAAATAATGGAAATGCAGAACAAAGTTTCTTATATATGATTGCACATTTGAATGCTAGTACTAATTAGGCTTACACAGTATAAGGCGAAAGTGGCTGTTTCGCAACCGGTTTTGGTTGTGCAGTTTCCATCTCAGTGGCTGTGGCAATGGCAGGTTCCGAGGGAGCCGGATCACTGATGGCTGCAGCATCCGGTTTCTGCATAATCACAATAAACAATGAATCATGAATTATAGCTTAGTATAGTTATAGCAGTGAGgtaaaaaattttctttgtcATAACTTGTAATGTAAGAAAGGACATACCTTTGGTGAAGAAATGTAAGGTCTTTGAGATGGTATCTTTGCAAGAAGCTCCTCCGTGGGAGTCAGTGGCGCGGTTGTCTCTGCTACTACCTCCACTATTTTACAATATGCAAGATCAGGGTTCTTGGCCATGACTGCCATAAGTTCTGCCACCTACCATGAAACAGAATTTGTTACTTTTGCTCTGTCATTCATAGGACTAGTTTTACAAAATTGGAAATCAGCACAAAAGTTTACATGTTAAGCACCTGAAGGTTTGATACTTGACCCCCAAATAAAGTGTCTTCTGTTGATAGTGTTAGGTTATGAGTTTCCTTGTAAGAATCCGTCGGCCGCTCCATACCTCCAGGTCTCACTATCTGAAGAACAATGTTTATAGTTTTAGACAGTTAGGATCCTGCTTTATGGCATAACTACCATCATAATCTTGAAAGTGGAAAATCACATGCAATACTATTTTcatatgaagttgatagttaaaaACTGTCAGATGATATGACTTATTTGACTAATATGTCATGATTCTCAACTATTAGCTTCACATGAAGACAAACTGCACGTGAGTTTCTACCAGTCTTGAATTGTAAACTTGATCACAGGTAGTTTACTCACTGTGTATGGAAGTCCACTAGCTAGCAATGCTTCTTCTGCCTTTCTTTTCCAAATCAGAACTCCCCAAAACAAACTTCAAGATCGGAAATTCAGCAATCAGTTGAACTTCTTGTTAAAGTCAATATGATAATATCAGAAAGAATTTCATTCATGCTCACTTGAGAATAGCTGCAGGTAAACCAAATTTGTTTGTTCCCAATGAAGTAACCAGTATGAAGTGATTTACTTTGGCAACAGTTGCTGCATCATAGAAAAACAAAACCATTTTGAGTTTTCATCATATGAAGACATTAGTGTTAACCAAATAACAAGGAACAAATTGTTATGACAGTTTTGTGTTTCAAGATTAGGACTTAACAAGATCTTAACATAAGAGTGAAGAATCTCATCTTACCAGCATCAATAAGGCTTTTGGTGGCGCGATAATCGATTCGATAAGGGCCAGTGATGTCAAAAACTTCCTTCTCACTAGCACCAATGGAACATATAACTGTTGATGCATTCCCCAGTGCTGGTCCAATTTGATCTGGTTTCTCCAAATCACATTCCACAATTTCAAGCTTCTCTACAGCTGGGCTAAAAACCAAAAACATTCTCTTGTTATTCAATACATCAGCATTTTCTTCATTGCCAAACCTACACAAATCATGAAATCCATAAACTTTCTTGTCTTACCTTGACTCCCTCCACTTGTTCCATCATCAAGCTTCATTTGCTCAACACTCTGCATATGTTCTATATCTTAATGCACATCCTTTTCATATCAAGCACTAATGGATACCAAATCTTGTTCATAAGATAGAACTTGTACCTTGATTAGTGGACCAGCTCTCTCAGCACTCCTCACTCCAGCTCTTACTTTAAATCCAAGTTTTATAAGCTCTCTGAAATGAAACTATCACTAGTCAGCATTTTAAAGAAAAGAAGTTTCttcttaaagaacaagtgaaTTGAAGAGTACTAACAAATGTACCTAACAGTTCTTAAACCAACTTTACCAGTAGCACCAGCAACAAATACTAAGTTATCATCCTTAGAATCTGTTTTCTCAGGAATCCCCTCAATTTTTGTTGAACCTTGTATAGAGTATAAACATTAACATTCATTTTAGTGATCATCAACACAAACCAAACATGTATAGCAAAATTATATATCTAACAGTTCTATCTGAATCACCTGAAGCTTGAGCTCTAATGCAATGGAACTTGTGAGGCTTAGTGATGATGGATCTTGAAGTAGAACAAGGGTACCTCATGAAGAAGTCAGAGTGTTTGAGAAGCTTAACATGGCTACAAGGCTTCTCTGACAAGAAAGCTCCTTTTGGTGACAAAGAAGATGGAATAATGGTGGTTGGAGTGAGTGATTGTAGTGAGAAAGACTCCATAGGCATAGCTTGATCAATTGCTTGCTTCAGAATAAGAATGGTAATTGAGAAAATGTGATGATCATGATTATGTGATGATTGTGAATAGTTTTGTTTTGATGTTATGATAATATTATCCAGCAGAATCTTGTGTGATTGGTAGTTGTGGCATCTTCCACTATGTGAGGATATGATGGCCCCACACTATAACACATCACTGATTCTTCAAGGCCattactttttcttcttttttctttaacaTGATTGCTTGGAATAATAAAGAGGAACTA is a window from the Arachis stenosperma cultivar V10309 chromosome 3, arast.V10309.gnm1.PFL2, whole genome shotgun sequence genome containing:
- the LOC130965302 gene encoding protein TIC 62, chloroplastic, which produces MPMESFSLQSLTPTTIIPSSLSPKGAFLSEKPCSHVKLLKHSDFFMRYPCSTSRSIITKPHKFHCIRAQASGSTKIEGIPEKTDSKDDNLVFVAGATGKVGLRTVRELIKLGFKVRAGVRSAERAGPLIKSVEQMKLDDGTSGGSQAVEKLEIVECDLEKPDQIGPALGNASTVICSIGASEKEVFDITGPYRIDYRATKSLIDAATVAKVNHFILVTSLGTNKFGLPAAILNLFWGVLIWKRKAEEALLASGLPYTIVRPGGMERPTDSYKETHNLTLSTEDTLFGGQVSNLQVAELMAVMAKNPDLAYCKIVEVVAETTAPLTPTEELLAKIPSQRPYISSPKKPDAAAISDPAPSEPAIATATEMETAQPKPVAKQPLSPYTVYEDLKPPSSPSPSKPGVKKDLKIIDSVQEPSPSETPSSTQEIDSISQTKSFSNRREFLSPYAAYEDLKPPTSPCPTPSTSNADSAAKSSPSKTPTFFHSPYHVYADLKPPTSPSPRAPNASSPSISAVESSVSQIEIVPSNGPPQLPEDEQHLPQPKSTPLSPYTMYEDLKPPASPSPAFRKS